A portion of the uncultured Bacteroides sp. genome contains these proteins:
- a CDS encoding TonB-dependent receptor — translation MNEDRKKRGITHGKLLTALTITALFIGSGEAIANKSIPNSNYSANEQQQSQAIQGLIVDSKGEAIIGASVLEKGTTNGTISDIDGKFSLNAKPGATLIVSYVGYKSQEIKASKNMQVILKEDTELLDEVVVVGYGVQKKANLTGAVSTVDVGKTLEARPQSDITKALQGVVPGLSIMNTNGKLNSKPTITIRGTGTLSDGAKSNPLIVVDGVPMDDISYLNTQDIQNISVLKDAASTSIYGTRAAFGVILITTKSAKKTDRVTINYTNNFSWDTPTILPDYPDVASQAKALRSANLRAGLSNELFGMVMDDSFISKAEGWKQRHGGKTGYREMVPGDDFDLSADGSALYYADWDVVGIMFRNWKPGQSHNISVQGTSGKTSYFMSLGYNHEEGVLNFNPDKLNKYNATMNVTSDITNWLQVGGRFSYSDKDYTTPNTQRNTYTYLWRWGSFFGPYGTYQGTDMRNDIAYLKQAGDDNTNDSYTRIGGFLKATIIKGLTLNADYTLSIRNSDEEKAGLPVTSWNSWGGKITTPTALIGNTSTYVKQESIHDQSYALNVYANYELNLAKKNHFNFMIGANAEEGEYKSHWGQRANLLDGNMPEFNLEIGDQTVGGSHREWGTAGWFGRINYDYNGVWLLELNGRYDGSSKFPSSDRWAFFPSGSVGYRISEEKYFEPLKKVVNNAKLRASYGEIGNQAIGDYMFLSTLSKKLDSNVHWLDGGSKVVSYDMPTLVSPKLKWERIQTLDLGTDLTFINNDLNISLDWYQRTTKDMLAPGQTMPQTLGTDPPKINAGTLRTRGWELSVDWHHLFNKVTVYANASIGDFKTVITKWDDDTKLLNSNYSGKVYGDIWGFETDRYFTADDFNTDGSYKEGIAKQTGLQQNGFVYGPGDIKFKNLNDDNVIDGGKGTADDHGDLKVIGNTTPRYQYSFRLGGEWKGIDVDLFFQGIGKRDVWTQSAFVMPMMRGADAIYANQTSYWTKENPDPNADFPRLWPGNAGQGNISVIERGNHNFYPQSKYLVNMAYLRFKNLTIGYTIPKSLTRKAYMDKVRVYFSANNVCELINKSNAPVDPEVNTSEATVLSSTNTDDYGNGTWGRVDPMYRTISFGLQVTF, via the coding sequence ATGAATGAAGATCGAAAAAAACGAGGTATTACTCACGGTAAACTCCTCACGGCACTAACTATCACTGCACTATTTATAGGCAGCGGTGAAGCAATAGCCAACAAAAGTATTCCCAACAGCAACTACTCAGCAAATGAACAACAGCAATCGCAAGCCATCCAAGGGCTAATTGTTGATTCTAAAGGAGAAGCAATCATTGGAGCTAGTGTCCTAGAAAAAGGAACTACTAACGGTACTATTTCTGATATAGATGGTAAATTCTCATTAAATGCAAAGCCCGGAGCGACTCTAATTGTCTCTTATGTAGGTTATAAATCTCAAGAGATAAAAGCCTCCAAGAATATGCAAGTGATTCTAAAAGAAGACACCGAGCTTTTAGACGAAGTAGTAGTAGTTGGCTATGGCGTACAGAAGAAGGCTAACCTCACAGGTGCTGTATCTACCGTAGATGTAGGGAAAACGTTGGAAGCCCGTCCTCAATCGGACATAACAAAGGCATTGCAAGGTGTTGTTCCGGGCCTGTCAATAATGAATACCAATGGCAAACTTAACTCTAAACCGACTATTACTATTCGTGGTACAGGCACATTGAGCGATGGCGCCAAAAGCAACCCTTTGATCGTTGTAGATGGCGTCCCAATGGATGACATTTCATATCTTAATACACAGGATATACAAAACATATCAGTATTAAAAGATGCAGCTTCAACTTCTATTTATGGAACACGTGCAGCTTTCGGTGTTATTCTAATTACTACGAAATCAGCAAAAAAGACTGATAGAGTTACTATAAACTATACCAATAATTTCTCTTGGGATACTCCAACGATACTTCCTGACTATCCAGATGTTGCTTCCCAGGCAAAAGCTCTTAGGTCAGCAAACCTTCGAGCCGGACTATCAAATGAATTATTCGGTATGGTTATGGATGATAGTTTTATAAGCAAAGCAGAGGGTTGGAAACAAAGACATGGAGGTAAAACAGGCTATCGTGAAATGGTTCCAGGTGATGATTTTGACTTGTCTGCGGATGGTAGCGCTCTATATTATGCAGACTGGGATGTAGTAGGTATTATGTTCCGTAATTGGAAACCAGGACAAAGCCACAATATCTCTGTGCAAGGAACAAGCGGGAAAACTTCTTATTTTATGTCATTGGGTTATAATCATGAGGAAGGTGTTCTAAATTTTAACCCAGATAAACTGAATAAGTATAATGCAACTATGAATGTCACATCAGACATCACCAACTGGCTGCAAGTGGGAGGCCGTTTTAGTTACAGTGACAAAGATTATACAACCCCCAATACACAACGGAATACATATACATATTTGTGGCGATGGGGCAGTTTCTTTGGTCCATATGGCACATACCAAGGGACAGATATGCGTAATGATATTGCCTATCTCAAACAAGCTGGTGACGACAACACAAATGACTCTTATACTCGTATAGGAGGCTTTTTGAAAGCCACTATAATTAAAGGATTAACGCTGAATGCTGACTACACATTAAGCATACGCAACTCGGATGAAGAAAAAGCGGGGCTTCCTGTCACTTCGTGGAATTCCTGGGGAGGCAAGATTACGACACCCACAGCGCTTATTGGCAATACCTCCACCTATGTTAAGCAAGAATCTATCCATGACCAATCTTATGCTTTAAATGTTTATGCCAACTATGAGTTAAATCTGGCAAAAAAGAATCACTTCAATTTTATGATAGGTGCTAATGCGGAAGAAGGAGAATATAAATCACATTGGGGGCAGCGTGCCAATCTATTAGATGGTAATATGCCTGAATTCAATTTAGAAATAGGTGATCAAACGGTAGGAGGCTCGCATAGGGAATGGGGAACTGCTGGTTGGTTTGGCCGCATTAACTATGATTACAATGGTGTATGGTTATTGGAATTGAATGGGCGCTATGATGGCTCTTCCAAATTTCCGTCAAGTGACCGTTGGGCATTTTTCCCATCAGGTTCAGTAGGATATCGCATAAGTGAAGAAAAGTATTTTGAACCTCTAAAAAAAGTTGTCAATAATGCTAAATTACGTGCGTCATACGGTGAAATAGGTAATCAAGCTATTGGTGACTATATGTTTCTTTCTACATTAAGCAAAAAACTTGATTCCAATGTTCATTGGCTAGACGGAGGAAGTAAAGTCGTTAGCTATGATATGCCAACACTGGTCTCTCCTAAATTGAAGTGGGAGCGTATCCAAACTTTAGACCTTGGAACTGATTTGACATTTATTAATAACGACCTAAATATATCTTTGGACTGGTATCAACGTACTACGAAAGATATGTTGGCACCTGGACAAACCATGCCTCAAACACTTGGTACTGATCCGCCAAAAATCAATGCCGGTACATTGAGAACTAGAGGTTGGGAATTGTCCGTTGATTGGCATCACCTATTTAACAAAGTAACTGTTTATGCAAATGCCTCAATTGGTGACTTTAAAACCGTTATTACTAAATGGGATGATGATACTAAATTGCTGAATTCAAATTATAGTGGCAAAGTATATGGCGATATCTGGGGATTTGAGACCGACCGATACTTTACCGCAGATGATTTCAATACTGATGGAAGCTATAAAGAAGGCATTGCAAAGCAGACTGGATTACAACAAAACGGTTTTGTATATGGACCTGGTGATATCAAATTCAAAAATTTGAATGACGATAATGTAATTGACGGTGGTAAAGGTACCGCAGATGATCATGGTGACTTAAAAGTTATTGGCAACACGACTCCACGATATCAGTATAGCTTCCGCTTAGGAGGTGAATGGAAGGGTATAGATGTTGATCTGTTCTTTCAAGGTATTGGGAAAAGAGACGTGTGGACTCAATCAGCATTTGTTATGCCAATGATGCGTGGTGCCGATGCTATTTACGCCAATCAAACAAGTTATTGGACAAAAGAGAACCCTGATCCCAATGCTGATTTTCCACGTCTATGGCCAGGGAATGCTGGACAAGGTAATATTTCTGTCATAGAAAGAGGAAACCATAATTTTTATCCTCAAAGTAAATATTTAGTCAACATGGCTTATTTACGTTTCAAAAATCTAACAATTGGCTATACGATACCTAAGTCATTGACACGTAAAGCTTATATGGATAAAGTTCGTGTTTATTTTAGTGCAAATAATGTTTGTGAACTAATAAATAAAAGTAATGCACCCGTGGATCCCGAAGTTAATACCAGTGAAGCTACGGTTCTCAGCAGCACCAATACCGATGACTATGGAAATGGCACTTGGGGTCGCGTAGATCCAATGTACCGTACAATATCATTTGGGTTGCAGGTTACTTTTTAA
- a CDS encoding aspartate-semialdehyde dehydrogenase produces MKVAIVGVSGAVGQEFLRVLDERSFPLDELVLFGSKRSAGSKYTFGGKQIEVKLLQHNDDFKGVDIAFTSAGAGTSKEFAETITKYGAIMIDNSSAFRMDADIPLVVPEVNAADAKDRPRGIIANPNCTTIQMVVALKAIEQLSHIKTVHVSTYQAASGAGAAAMDELYEQYRQILAGEEVTVEKFAYQLAFNLIPQVDVFTENGYTKEEMKMFNETRKIMHSDVKVSATCVRVPALRAHSESIWIETERPVSIEEAREAFAKAEGVILQDNPAEKDYPMPLFIAGKDPVYVGRIRKDLTNENGLTFWVVGDQIKKGAALNAVQIAEYLIKEKNV; encoded by the coding sequence ATGAAAGTAGCTATTGTTGGCGTAAGCGGAGCCGTAGGACAAGAGTTTCTGCGCGTGCTCGATGAGAGAAGTTTCCCGTTGGACGAGTTAGTATTGTTCGGTTCTAAACGTAGTGCCGGAAGTAAATACACTTTTGGCGGTAAACAGATCGAAGTCAAACTTCTGCAACACAACGATGACTTTAAAGGGGTTGACATCGCTTTCACCTCTGCCGGTGCAGGAACATCAAAAGAATTTGCCGAAACAATCACTAAATATGGAGCTATAATGATCGACAATTCAAGCGCTTTCCGTATGGATGCAGATATTCCATTGGTTGTTCCGGAAGTAAATGCAGCCGACGCAAAAGATCGTCCTCGTGGCATTATTGCTAATCCTAACTGCACCACCATACAAATGGTAGTAGCTTTGAAAGCAATAGAGCAACTCTCACATATCAAGACCGTTCATGTGTCTACCTACCAAGCCGCCAGCGGTGCAGGAGCTGCAGCTATGGACGAACTATATGAACAATATCGTCAGATATTAGCTGGTGAAGAAGTAACCGTAGAGAAGTTTGCTTACCAATTGGCCTTCAACCTCATACCTCAAGTAGACGTATTCACAGAAAACGGCTACACCAAGGAAGAAATGAAGATGTTTAACGAGACACGTAAAATCATGCACTCCGACGTAAAAGTTAGTGCAACCTGTGTACGTGTTCCCGCATTGAGAGCACATTCCGAAAGCATCTGGATAGAAACAGAACGTCCGGTATCCATAGAAGAAGCCCGCGAAGCATTTGCCAAAGCAGAAGGCGTGATCCTTCAGGATAATCCTGCCGAAAAAGATTATCCAATGCCCCTCTTCATTGCAGGCAAAGACCCCGTATACGTAGGTCGAATCCGCAAGGACCTGACCAACGAAAACGGACTAACCTTTTGGGTAGTAGGCGACCAAATCAAAAAAGGAGCCGCACTCAACGCAGTGCAGATTGCTGAATATCTGATTAAAGAGAAGAATGTATAA
- a CDS encoding RagB/SusD family nutrient uptake outer membrane protein has protein sequence MLEKVAGISTMSDDVRNHWLGVAHLMRAWQYYHLVRMFGNVQWIEKSLDITDEGILYGSRDKRDDVMDKVLEDLNFAATNINDVTSKTTWSRSLANAMKAEICLYEGTFRKYRKSEDGQDAPDTQGATKFLTACKEACSAIMSKSYKLNASYQGNYNSIDLSTNTEMIFYKAYKQSILTHSLIDYTCSSTQISGMSKNAFEAYLFTDGKPLSLTSFDKSDAAPLKYGHLSLNDMLSIRDKRLAQTIDTVVFYQGRAFTRFNDGMGMTSSTGYGVAKYDNKSIPTIYRNQTSSNYTHAPLFWLAVIYLNYAEACAELGITTQSDLDNTINLLKDRAGLPHLSRAVGFSDPKNDHSVSDLIWEIRRERRCELMFDNWNRYWDLIRWHQLDKLDSTTNPNILKGANVINDPSYNATKIGNYIDGSKGKVRTYNKKYYLYPLSSDQISLNPNLAPNNSGWE, from the coding sequence ATGCTAGAGAAAGTGGCTGGTATTTCAACCATGAGTGACGATGTGAGAAATCATTGGTTGGGCGTTGCACATCTCATGCGCGCATGGCAATATTACCATCTGGTACGTATGTTTGGTAACGTACAATGGATAGAAAAATCACTAGATATTACTGACGAAGGGATTCTTTACGGCAGTCGAGATAAAAGAGATGATGTAATGGATAAAGTTCTAGAGGATTTAAACTTTGCCGCAACAAATATCAATGACGTAACTTCTAAAACAACTTGGAGTCGTTCATTGGCTAATGCTATGAAAGCTGAGATTTGTTTATACGAGGGAACTTTTCGTAAATATCGTAAAAGTGAGGATGGGCAAGATGCACCAGACACACAAGGCGCAACTAAATTCTTAACAGCATGCAAAGAAGCCTGTTCGGCAATTATGTCTAAGAGCTATAAACTAAATGCTTCATACCAAGGTAATTATAACTCTATAGATTTAAGCACAAATACAGAAATGATCTTCTACAAGGCATACAAGCAGAGTATACTTACACATTCACTAATTGATTATACTTGTTCTTCTACACAAATCAGTGGTATGTCAAAAAATGCTTTTGAAGCGTATTTGTTCACTGATGGTAAGCCATTATCATTGACGAGCTTCGATAAAAGCGACGCTGCTCCGTTAAAATACGGGCATTTGTCTTTGAATGATATGCTATCCATTCGCGACAAGCGATTGGCGCAAACAATTGACACGGTAGTATTTTATCAAGGTAGAGCTTTTACTCGTTTTAATGATGGTATGGGAATGACCTCATCTACTGGTTATGGTGTAGCTAAGTATGATAACAAAAGCATCCCAACTATATATAGAAATCAAACTAGTAGTAACTATACGCACGCTCCACTATTTTGGTTAGCCGTTATTTATTTGAACTATGCAGAAGCTTGTGCAGAATTGGGCATTACTACTCAGAGCGATCTGGACAACACTATCAACTTACTAAAAGATCGTGCTGGTTTGCCACACTTAAGCCGAGCTGTAGGCTTTAGTGATCCTAAAAATGATCATAGCGTAAGTGATTTAATCTGGGAAATTCGCCGCGAACGTCGTTGTGAGCTAATGTTTGATAATTGGAATCGTTACTGGGATTTAATTCGTTGGCATCAACTGGACAAATTAGATTCTACAACAAATCCTAATATTCTTAAAGGGGCAAATGTAATTAACGACCCAAGCTACAATGCAACGAAAATAGGAAATTATATTGATGGCAGCAAAGGTAAAGTCCGTACCTATAATAAAAAATATTATTTGTATCCACTTTCTTCAGATCAAATCAGTCTAAATCCAAATTTAGCGCCTAATAATTCCGGTTGGGAATAA
- a CDS encoding cation:proton antiporter, producing the protein MKWLDLSLQFPITDPTWVFLLVLIIILFAPILLGRLRIPHIIGMILAGVVIGEHGFNILLRDSSFELFGKVGLYYIMFLAGLEMDMEDFKKNRMKGVVFGCLTFSIPMIIGIWSGINLLEYGVTTAVLLASMYASHTLIAYPIISRYGLARLRCVSIAISGTVFTDTLALLVLAVIAGMYKGNIDQYFWISLGVKVVAVSFLIIYFFPRIGRWFFRTHDNNITQFIFVLVMLFLGAGMLEVAGLEGILGAFLVGLVLNRLIPHVSPLMNRIEFVGNALFIPYFLIGVGMIINVRAIFTGGESLKVAIVMTLVAVTGKWLAAWLTQKVFHMHKNERQIIFGLSNAQAAATLAAVLVGNKIEISPGVLLLNNDVLNGTVVMILVTCIISSFAAERAARKISLGGESEISEEKLKEEENILISVANPDTIRSLVSMALLMKEPKRKDGIMALNVINDGNASEALLTQGKKTLEYAAMIGAAADVTVNTITRFDQNTASGIIHTLKEYNASEVILGLHRKATLVDSFFGVLTGNLLKGMHRQVMIVKSLMPANTLRCIIVAVPAKAEYEVGFFKWMERLCRMAGQLGCRLHFFAHPDTLPYIEGYVKKKHRGVRGEFSEQADWDDLLLLTGQVNYDHLLVIVSARRGSTSYNSLFETLPIQITKYFNNNSLIVLFPDQYGDPQETMVSFSDLGHPNESQHYEDVGRWFYKWFKKN; encoded by the coding sequence ATGAAGTGGCTTGACCTCAGTTTACAATTTCCTATTACAGACCCTACCTGGGTGTTTCTCTTGGTACTTATCATTATTCTTTTTGCTCCTATTCTGCTTGGGCGCTTACGCATTCCACATATCATAGGCATGATTCTGGCTGGTGTAGTCATCGGCGAACATGGTTTTAATATTCTTCTGCGAGATAGCAGCTTTGAACTTTTTGGCAAGGTGGGGCTTTACTACATCATGTTTCTTGCCGGACTGGAGATGGACATGGAGGACTTTAAAAAGAATAGAATGAAAGGGGTTGTGTTTGGTTGCCTTACTTTCTCAATACCTATGATCATCGGTATTTGGAGTGGCATCAATTTGCTTGAATATGGCGTGACAACTGCCGTTCTTTTGGCAAGCATGTATGCTTCTCATACTTTGATTGCATATCCTATTATCAGTCGTTATGGATTGGCGCGTCTTCGATGTGTCAGTATAGCAATAAGTGGAACTGTGTTCACCGATACTTTGGCTTTGTTGGTTCTGGCTGTTATTGCAGGTATGTACAAGGGGAATATTGACCAATATTTCTGGATATCTCTTGGAGTTAAGGTTGTTGCTGTCAGCTTTCTAATCATTTATTTCTTCCCTAGAATAGGGCGTTGGTTTTTTCGTACGCATGACAATAATATAACGCAGTTTATCTTTGTTCTGGTTATGCTCTTTCTTGGAGCGGGAATGTTGGAAGTGGCGGGACTTGAGGGGATATTGGGTGCATTTTTGGTGGGGCTTGTACTCAACCGCTTGATTCCGCATGTTTCTCCTCTGATGAATAGGATTGAGTTTGTAGGTAATGCATTGTTTATTCCTTATTTTCTGATAGGTGTGGGGATGATTATCAATGTACGCGCAATTTTCACGGGGGGGGAATCATTAAAGGTTGCTATTGTGATGACGTTAGTTGCCGTGACGGGCAAATGGTTGGCTGCTTGGTTAACACAGAAAGTGTTTCACATGCACAAAAATGAACGTCAGATCATATTCGGACTTAGTAATGCGCAGGCTGCTGCTACACTAGCGGCCGTGCTTGTGGGTAATAAGATAGAAATATCTCCCGGCGTGTTATTACTCAATAATGATGTGTTAAATGGTACGGTGGTGATGATACTTGTTACTTGTATCATCAGTTCTTTTGCAGCAGAGCGGGCTGCACGTAAAATCTCTTTGGGTGGAGAGTCTGAGATTTCAGAAGAAAAACTGAAGGAAGAAGAAAATATTTTGATTTCCGTTGCTAATCCCGATACGATCAGAAGTTTGGTGAGCATGGCTTTGTTGATGAAAGAACCTAAGCGCAAAGACGGAATAATGGCTTTGAATGTGATCAATGATGGTAATGCTTCTGAGGCTCTTCTGACGCAAGGAAAAAAAACCTTGGAATATGCTGCTATGATAGGAGCAGCAGCGGATGTAACAGTAAATACGATCACTCGATTCGACCAAAATACGGCTTCAGGCATTATCCATACTTTGAAAGAGTACAATGCCTCCGAAGTGATACTTGGACTGCACCGTAAAGCTACATTGGTCGATTCTTTCTTTGGTGTTTTGACGGGAAACCTTTTAAAAGGCATGCATCGACAGGTGATGATTGTAAAGAGCTTGATGCCTGCTAATACTTTGCGGTGCATCATTGTGGCCGTTCCGGCTAAGGCGGAATACGAGGTGGGATTCTTTAAATGGATGGAGAGACTTTGCCGGATGGCGGGGCAATTGGGGTGCCGATTGCATTTCTTCGCTCACCCCGATACGCTGCCTTATATTGAAGGGTATGTGAAGAAGAAGCATAGAGGGGTGCGAGGAGAATTCTCTGAACAGGCTGATTGGGACGACCTTTTGTTGCTAACCGGGCAGGTGAATTATGATCATCTACTGGTTATCGTAAGTGCTCGTCGAGGATCTACCTCTTATAACTCTTTGTTTGAAACTCTTCCGATACAGATTACTAAATATTTTAATAATAATAGTCTTATTGTTTTGTTCCCCGACCAGTATGGAGATCCGCAAGAAACAATGGTTTCTTTCTCCGATTTGGGACATCCCAATGAGTCGCAGCATTATGAAGATGTAGGCCGATGGTTTTATAAATGGTTTAAGAAGAATTGA